AAAAAAGCGTCGTAAGGAAGAATTGGTTTTACATATATTTGTTACAAAGGACGAGCAATTGCATGTAGAAAAACTGTGGATTAAATATGCGCAAAAAGATATAATTCAACTTCCGAGTTACAAACAGTTACAAAAAGATTTACGATTTCAAAATATTCGTTGTAAGGGACGCTTAGAAAACGCTCCTTTAGACTTTGATACTAAGTTTCCGATATTTTTACAATCCTTTAACAAAGCTAGTAACTTTGCATTATCATGTTAAAGTTTTGCATAATGGTTTGAAAGAAACACGTAATGCCATCAGATCGAAATTTGGATTCCAAAAGCACCAAATTACATAAAGCAGTTAATCCGACAGTGCTATTTATGTCGTTATTATGAAGGGAAATCCTGTTTCGTATCCTGTTTCACCAGCATTACCGAAATCACGACTATCCAATCATCATCCGTTTAAACATACTGGTCTCGACTATGCCGGACCTTTACATGTTCAAAATGTTTATCATGGTGGAAGTATGTATAAAGCTTGGGTGTTCTTATTTACTTGTACCAGTACCAGAGCTTTACATTTGGATTTAGTTTCTGATGCTTCGTCTTCGGGTTGTATTCGTAGTTTTCGCCGATTCTTCATTGAACGAGGTATTACCTCTGAAATTATTTCTGACAATGGTAGTCAATTCATTGCCGAAGATACGCAACGATTTTCGTCAAATCGAGGAATTAAATGGCATTTTAATTTAGAAGCTCCTTGGTGGGGAGGGATGTTTGAAAGACTTATCCGTTAAACGTTGCTTAAAGAAGATTTTACACAATACCAGATTATCGTATGATGAACTACTGACTGTTCTAGCTGAAATTCAAGCAGTTATTATTAACAGACCGCTGACATTTTTGTGTGAAAACATAGGTGAGCAACCATTAACACCTAACCATTTACTATTTGGGAGAAAAATTAATTTGGAAGCCTTGCATATTGATagcaatgaaaatgaaaaagatttatGTCAACGTTAAGATCATTTGCAACGTATCATAAACCACTATTGGAATCGATGGAAATGCGAATATTTGAC
Above is a window of Hydractinia symbiolongicarpus strain clone_291-10 chromosome 3, HSymV2.1, whole genome shotgun sequence DNA encoding:
- the LOC130636910 gene encoding uncharacterized protein LOC130636910; the encoded protein is MKGNPVSYPVSPALPKSRLSNHHPFKHTGLDYAGPLHVQNVYHGGSMYKAWVFLFTCTSTRALHLDLVSDASSSGCIRSFRRFFIERGITSEIISDNGSQFIAEDTQRFSSNRGIKWHFNLEAPWWGGILSYDELLTVLAEIQAVIINRPLTFLCENIDHLQRIINHYWNRWKCEYLTELREYHRVGKSRGETSIRINDVILIEEAKQPRQNWKMGVVEEFVPSRDGEKRGAVVRYVLNGNTHTIGPINKLYPVEFAKNEAEKKEEVNITFIDENDIITDMIFRQLGGGCGYHICLCLPQPSSCSYYAFIFSHMTCEGSPVSDMTRWGLKPRPSALKAHAQPQG